In Arvicola amphibius chromosome 13, mArvAmp1.2, whole genome shotgun sequence, a genomic segment contains:
- the LOC119800511 gene encoding putative mitochondrial import inner membrane translocase subunit Tim8 A-B — protein MEASWSSPVSSLDAADPQLQHFVEVEMQKQRLQLLVHHMTELCWEKCMDKPGPKLDSRAEVCLVNCVERFIDTSQFILNRLEQIQKARPFFSD, from the coding sequence ATGGAGGCCTCCTGGTCTTCGCCGGTGAGCAGCCTGGACGCCGCAGACCCGCAGCTGCAGCATTTCGTGGAGGTGGAGATGCAGAAGCAGCGGCTGCAGCTGCTGGTCCATCACATGACTGAGCTGTGCTGGGAGAAGTGCATGGACAAACCGGGGCCCAAGCTGGACAGCCGGGCCGAGGTCTGTTTGGTGAACTGCGTCGAGCGCTTCATCGACACGAGCCAGTTCATCCTGAATCGACTGGAGCAGATCCAGAAGGCCCGGCCGTTCTTCTCCGACTGA